In one Nocardia tengchongensis genomic region, the following are encoded:
- a CDS encoding ABC transporter permease has translation MTRAVQSRSAVRIVRDNSSSTSVASLRTFGRAVGIAEEAVIGTVTDIARRQFQWKEAILQAWRLITVTAIPAILIAIPFGVIVSVQVGNLIHTLGADSLLGATGGLGVIKQGAPLATGFLLGGAGAAALAADLGARTIREEIDALNTMGISPIHRLVIPRLVAMVFVAPLLNVLIIFVGVLAGYGVAIGRQGVTPGSYWSTFGSFTTTADVWVSLLKAVIFGFLVVIIACQRGLEAKGGPRGVADAVNAAVVLSVVSIVTVNLVATQITDLFLPTRLA, from the coding sequence ATGACCCGGGCCGTCCAGAGCCGGTCCGCGGTGCGCATCGTGCGGGACAACTCCTCCAGCACCTCGGTGGCGTCGCTACGCACCTTCGGCCGCGCGGTCGGGATCGCCGAGGAAGCCGTGATCGGGACCGTCACCGATATCGCGCGTCGCCAGTTCCAGTGGAAAGAGGCGATCCTGCAGGCGTGGCGGCTCATCACCGTCACCGCGATTCCGGCCATCCTCATCGCGATTCCGTTCGGCGTCATCGTCTCGGTGCAGGTGGGCAATCTGATTCACACCCTCGGCGCGGATTCGCTGCTCGGCGCGACCGGCGGCCTGGGCGTGATCAAGCAGGGCGCACCCCTGGCCACCGGCTTCCTGCTGGGCGGCGCGGGCGCGGCGGCGCTGGCCGCGGATCTGGGCGCGCGCACCATCCGCGAGGAGATCGACGCGCTGAACACCATGGGCATCAGCCCGATTCACCGCCTGGTGATCCCGCGGCTGGTGGCGATGGTCTTCGTGGCGCCGCTGCTGAACGTGCTCATCATTTTCGTGGGCGTGCTGGCCGGTTACGGCGTCGCCATCGGCCGGCAGGGCGTGACGCCGGGCTCGTACTGGTCCACTTTCGGGTCCTTCACCACCACCGCCGATGTGTGGGTGTCGCTGTTGAAGGCCGTCATCTTCGGTTTCCTCGTGGTGATCATCGCCTGCCAGCGCGGGCTCGAGGCGAAGGGCGGCCCGCGGGGTGTCGCCGACGCCGTGAACGCGGCGGTGGTGTTGTCGGTGGTGTCGATCGTGACGGTGAACCTGGTCGCCACGCAGATCACCGATCTGTTCCTGCCCACCAGGCTGGCCTGA
- a CDS encoding calcium:proton antiporter: MVRLCKRYWSVIVPVAAALVLAAAWGRELNPGLAVLVAAWLIGAVLSAVHHAEIVAHRVGEPFGSLILAVAVTIIEVGLIVMLMISSGDKAASLARDTVFAAVMITCNGIFGLSLLVAALRRRVAVFNAEGTGAALATVATLATLSLVLPTFTTSEPGPVFSASQLIFAAVASLVLYGVFVMVQTVRHPDDFLPVEGVADTAVEEHDEPPTKNEALRSLGLLLVALIGVVGLAKVVSPNIESGIAAAGLPPSAVGVVIALLVLLPETIAAVRAARGERVQISLNLALGSAMASIGLTIPAIALVSIWIEGPLMLGLGATQMVLLALTVVVGALTVVPGRATLLQGCVHLVLFSAFVFLAVSP, translated from the coding sequence ATGGTGCGTCTCTGCAAGCGGTACTGGTCGGTCATCGTCCCGGTAGCGGCGGCCCTGGTGCTGGCCGCCGCCTGGGGCCGGGAATTGAACCCGGGGCTGGCGGTACTGGTGGCGGCCTGGCTGATCGGAGCGGTGCTGTCGGCGGTGCATCACGCGGAGATCGTCGCGCACCGGGTGGGCGAGCCGTTCGGGTCGCTGATCCTGGCGGTGGCGGTGACCATCATCGAGGTCGGACTGATCGTCATGCTGATGATCTCCAGTGGAGACAAGGCCGCCTCGCTGGCCCGCGACACCGTCTTCGCGGCCGTCATGATCACCTGCAACGGCATTTTCGGCCTGTCACTGCTGGTGGCAGCGTTGCGTCGGCGGGTCGCGGTCTTCAATGCCGAGGGCACGGGCGCGGCGCTGGCCACGGTCGCGACCCTGGCGACGCTGAGTCTGGTGCTGCCCACCTTCACCACCAGTGAGCCGGGCCCGGTCTTCTCGGCCTCGCAGCTGATCTTCGCGGCGGTCGCGTCACTGGTCCTCTACGGCGTCTTCGTCATGGTGCAGACGGTCCGGCATCCGGACGACTTCCTGCCTGTGGAGGGGGTGGCCGACACGGCCGTCGAGGAACACGACGAGCCGCCCACCAAGAACGAAGCACTGCGCAGTCTGGGTTTGCTGCTGGTTGCGCTGATCGGTGTGGTCGGCCTGGCGAAGGTGGTTTCGCCCAATATCGAATCCGGTATCGCCGCGGCTGGGCTGCCGCCGTCGGCGGTCGGTGTGGTGATCGCGCTGCTGGTGCTGCTGCCGGAAACCATCGCGGCCGTGCGCGCGGCCCGCGGCGAGCGGGTGCAGATCTCGCTGAACCTGGCGCTGGGTTCGGCCATGGCCAGTATCGGCCTGACCATTCCGGCCATCGCGCTGGTCTCGATCTGGATCGAGGGCCCGCTCATGCTCGGCCTGGGGGCGACCCAGATGGTGCTGCTGGCGCTGACCGTGGTGGTCGGCGCGCTGACCGTGGTGCCGGGTCGCGCGACCCTGCTCCAGGGCTGTGTGCACCTGGTGTTGTTCTCGGCCTTCGTTTTTCTGGCGGTCAGCCCGTAG
- a CDS encoding NAD(P)-dependent alcohol dehydrogenase: protein MSEQKQNANGVAYHLEPRRGLTGLTTAVQEIPEPGPRQVVVRVRATALNRRDIMLMDGSYVLPATPGVVPLVDGVGDVIAVGSGVTRAAIGDRVAGTYFVAWNDGPQLQATSAQQYGANHDGWLATYALLEEDSVVHVPAYLSDAEAASLACAGLVAWAALTKPIPAGPGETVLTTGTGTVALAAIQHAKMLGARVISITSSAEKAERLRKLGADEAIDRVEVPDWERAVLELTGGEGVQHAVEAVGMPTLPKSVASAAYNAQVTLIGAFPPVPGQPQPPSLFGGKFVSIRRIAVGSRADFEAMNAALTAHRVRPVIDRVYPFEQSIEAYRYFMEGDPFGKVVITMD, encoded by the coding sequence ATGAGCGAACAGAAGCAGAACGCGAATGGTGTTGCCTACCACCTGGAACCGCGGCGCGGCCTGACCGGCCTCACCACCGCGGTGCAGGAGATTCCGGAGCCGGGCCCGCGTCAGGTCGTGGTGCGGGTGCGCGCCACCGCGTTGAATCGGCGCGACATCATGTTGATGGACGGCAGCTACGTGCTGCCCGCCACGCCCGGTGTGGTGCCGCTGGTCGACGGCGTCGGCGACGTGATCGCGGTGGGGAGCGGGGTGACCCGCGCGGCGATCGGTGATCGCGTGGCCGGCACCTACTTCGTCGCCTGGAACGACGGCCCCCAGCTGCAAGCGACCTCCGCCCAGCAGTACGGCGCGAATCACGACGGGTGGCTCGCCACTTACGCACTGCTGGAGGAGGATTCGGTGGTTCATGTGCCCGCGTACCTCTCCGACGCGGAGGCGGCGTCGCTGGCCTGCGCGGGTCTGGTCGCGTGGGCCGCGCTGACCAAGCCGATCCCGGCGGGGCCGGGTGAGACGGTGCTGACCACCGGCACCGGCACGGTGGCGCTGGCCGCGATCCAGCACGCCAAAATGCTGGGTGCGCGGGTCATTTCGATCACCTCCTCCGCCGAGAAGGCGGAACGGTTGCGCAAACTCGGCGCCGACGAGGCGATCGATCGCGTCGAGGTGCCCGACTGGGAGCGGGCGGTGCTCGAGCTCACCGGCGGCGAGGGCGTTCAGCACGCGGTGGAGGCCGTCGGCATGCCCACGCTGCCCAAATCGGTTGCCTCCGCGGCGTACAACGCGCAGGTGACGCTGATCGGAGCGTTTCCGCCGGTGCCGGGGCAGCCGCAGCCGCCCAGCCTGTTCGGTGGCAAGTTCGTGTCGATTCGCCGCATCGCGGTGGGCAGCCGGGCCGATTTCGAGGCGATGAACGCCGCACTGACCGCCCACCGGGTCCGGCCGGTCATCGACCGGGTGTACCCGTTCGAGCAGTCGATCGAGGCTTACCGCTACTTCATGGAGGGGGACCCGTTCGGCAAGGTGGTCATCACCATGGATTGA
- a CDS encoding PadR family transcriptional regulator — MARKRKVANLMGLAVLSAVVLQPMHRYEIAARLRAWGKDSDMGIKWGSLYTVVDNLTKHGFLEITGSERDGARPERTIYRITDAGRAELTDWTRELVADPEPEQRRFTAGLSVLSVLPPDEVVELLTQRITKLDTVIAESRARLAALADTVPRLFLIEDDYELTMLAAEATWSRALRDSLADGSFPDTEGWRAWHRDGTLPRDLAELAAEGGANTPHTQHD; from the coding sequence ATGGCCCGCAAGCGCAAGGTCGCCAATCTGATGGGTCTGGCGGTGCTGTCCGCCGTGGTGCTGCAGCCCATGCACCGGTACGAGATCGCCGCACGGTTGCGGGCATGGGGCAAAGACAGCGACATGGGCATCAAATGGGGATCGCTCTACACCGTCGTGGACAACCTCACCAAGCACGGCTTCCTCGAGATCACCGGCAGCGAGCGCGACGGCGCGCGGCCCGAGCGCACCATCTACCGCATCACCGACGCGGGCCGGGCCGAACTCACCGACTGGACAAGGGAACTCGTCGCCGACCCGGAACCCGAGCAGCGCCGCTTCACGGCCGGACTCTCGGTGCTGTCGGTGCTGCCCCCGGACGAGGTCGTCGAGCTGCTCACCCAGCGAATCACCAAGCTGGACACCGTCATCGCCGAATCCCGGGCCCGCTTGGCCGCCCTGGCGGACACGGTGCCGCGGCTGTTCCTGATCGAGGACGATTACGAGCTGACCATGCTCGCCGCCGAGGCCACTTGGTCACGCGCACTGCGTGATTCGCTCGCCGACGGCAGCTTCCCCGACACGGAGGGCTGGCGGGCCTGGCACCGCGACGGCACTCTCCCCCGAGACCTGGCCGAGCTCGCGGCGGAAGGGGGCGCGAACACACCGCACACGCAGCACGACTGA
- a CDS encoding VIT family protein, translating into MDDTGAGTTDATQPHPHEPHGTGLSAKLNWLRAGVLGANDGIVSTAGLVVGVAAASTETNAILTAGIAGLAAGAISMAVGEYVSVSTQRDTERALLSKEKRELTDEPEYELAELTDIYRAKGLSTETARQVAEELTAHDAFAAHAEAELGLDPHDLTNPWHAALSSAIAFTVGAILPLLAILLPPTQWRIPVCFAAVLVALALTGSVSARLGGANPRRAVLRVVLGGALAMAVTYGIGQLAGVAGI; encoded by the coding sequence GTGGACGACACCGGAGCGGGAACTACCGACGCAACGCAGCCGCACCCGCACGAGCCGCACGGCACCGGCCTCTCGGCCAAACTCAACTGGCTGCGGGCCGGCGTGCTCGGCGCCAATGACGGCATCGTCTCCACCGCCGGACTGGTGGTCGGCGTCGCCGCCGCGTCCACCGAAACGAACGCCATCCTCACCGCGGGCATCGCGGGACTCGCCGCGGGCGCGATCTCCATGGCGGTGGGTGAATACGTCTCGGTCAGCACCCAACGCGACACCGAACGCGCTCTGCTGTCCAAGGAGAAGCGGGAGCTCACCGATGAGCCGGAGTACGAGCTGGCCGAGCTGACCGACATCTACCGAGCCAAGGGCCTGAGCACCGAGACCGCACGCCAGGTGGCCGAGGAACTCACCGCCCACGACGCCTTCGCCGCGCACGCCGAGGCCGAATTGGGTTTGGATCCGCACGATCTCACCAATCCGTGGCATGCCGCGCTGTCCTCTGCCATCGCCTTCACCGTCGGCGCGATCCTGCCGTTGCTGGCCATCCTGCTCCCCCCGACCCAGTGGCGCATCCCGGTCTGTTTCGCCGCGGTGCTGGTGGCGCTGGCCCTGACCGGCTCGGTGAGCGCCCGCCTGGGCGGCGCCAATCCGCGCCGCGCCGTGCTGCGCGTGGTCCTCGGCGGCGCGCTGGCCATGGCCGTCACCTACGGCATCGGCCAGCTCGCGGGCGTCGCCGGAATCTGA
- a CDS encoding NAD(P)/FAD-dependent oxidoreductase — MSKSISSAIIIGGGISGPVTATALRRSGLDVTVFEAYPGPAYGIGSNLALAPNGVAALDIIGAGDAVRARAVPVSRSMMSVNGKRFELPGLRDVEPLRVIDRADLHETLHDTAVAAGVRFEYDKRLTEVEEHAGGVTAIFADGSSATADVLIGADGIRSTVRGLVDPKAPGPTYLRMLSFGAYTECPIDLEPETMTFAFGRRAYYLYWPMPDGRVSWGANLPSEQYYSLTQARSVSAEQWLRTLRETYAGEAPGAQLAEATTAGQLAVVGALHIMPSVPHWYRGRMVLTGDAIHAPSNTSGQGASMAIESGIELARCLRDIDDPARAFATYEALRRPRVEAVAARVAGMNKTKAAGPVARMAMQVMMPIMFKRMDPEKLVGGEQRFRIDWEQPVRPVPVRA; from the coding sequence ATGTCAAAATCCATCAGTTCCGCGATCATCATCGGCGGCGGCATCTCCGGCCCCGTCACCGCCACCGCCCTGCGCCGGTCCGGTCTCGACGTCACCGTCTTCGAGGCCTACCCCGGTCCCGCCTACGGCATCGGCTCGAATCTGGCGCTCGCCCCCAACGGCGTCGCCGCCCTCGACATCATCGGCGCCGGGGACGCCGTGCGCGCCCGGGCCGTGCCGGTCAGCCGGTCCATGATGTCGGTCAACGGCAAGCGCTTCGAACTGCCCGGCCTGCGCGATGTCGAACCGCTGCGCGTGATCGACCGCGCCGACCTGCACGAGACCCTGCACGACACCGCCGTCGCGGCCGGGGTGCGCTTCGAATACGACAAGCGGCTGACCGAGGTCGAGGAGCACGCCGGCGGCGTGACCGCAATCTTCGCCGACGGCAGCAGTGCCACCGCGGATGTGCTCATCGGGGCGGACGGCATCCGCTCCACCGTGCGCGGCCTCGTCGATCCGAAGGCCCCCGGGCCCACCTACCTGCGCATGCTCAGCTTCGGCGCGTACACCGAATGCCCGATCGACCTGGAGCCGGAGACCATGACCTTCGCCTTCGGCAGGCGGGCCTACTACCTGTACTGGCCGATGCCCGACGGCCGGGTGTCGTGGGGCGCGAATCTGCCCAGCGAGCAGTACTACTCGCTGACCCAGGCCCGCTCGGTGTCCGCCGAGCAGTGGTTGCGCACCCTGCGCGAGACCTACGCCGGAGAGGCGCCCGGTGCGCAGCTCGCCGAGGCGACCACCGCGGGCCAGCTGGCGGTGGTCGGCGCGCTGCACATCATGCCGTCGGTCCCGCACTGGTACCGGGGCCGCATGGTGCTCACCGGCGACGCCATCCACGCGCCCAGCAACACCTCCGGGCAGGGCGCGTCGATGGCCATCGAGAGCGGTATCGAGCTGGCCCGGTGCCTGCGCGACATCGATGATCCGGCGCGGGCTTTCGCCACCTACGAGGCGCTGCGGCGGCCGCGGGTGGAGGCGGTCGCGGCGCGGGTGGCGGGGATGAACAAGACCAAGGCGGCCGGGCCCGTCGCACGCATGGCCATGCAGGTGATGATGCCGATCATGTTCAAGCGGATGGACCCGGAGAAGCTGGTCGGCGGTGAGCAGCGGTTCCGGATCGATTGGGAGCAGCCGGTGCGACCTGTCCCGGTGCGCGCCTGA
- a CDS encoding ABC transporter permease produces the protein MMSATYVPKGLGWAARAYRKRGLILRRAENLGFTLAFVWQVLSSIPLTLKRYRAETMRAISDMTWGRGSVIVGGGTVPMMIVLGLVMGASVAVESFTTLDMLGMGPVSGLVSAYATTRELAPIVAAIGFAAQAGCRMTAEIGSMRISEEIDAIESLGLRSVPFVVTTRVLAGAVAIVPTFLIALILSYAACRGLITLVHGASAGVYDHYFFQFVSGFDVIAAVVKVAVFAVVVILIHCYFGFFATGGPEGVGIASGKAVRASSVAIVAMDMVMSLSLWGFNSAITFTG, from the coding sequence CTGATGTCGGCTACCTACGTGCCCAAGGGGCTGGGCTGGGCCGCGCGCGCCTATCGCAAGCGGGGCTTGATCCTGCGCCGGGCGGAGAACCTGGGCTTCACGCTGGCCTTCGTCTGGCAGGTGCTGTCGTCGATTCCGTTGACGCTGAAGCGGTATCGCGCGGAGACCATGCGCGCGATCTCGGATATGACCTGGGGTCGCGGCTCGGTGATCGTGGGCGGCGGCACGGTGCCGATGATGATCGTGCTGGGTCTGGTCATGGGCGCCTCGGTGGCGGTCGAATCCTTCACCACCCTCGACATGCTGGGCATGGGCCCGGTGTCGGGTCTGGTGTCGGCCTACGCCACCACCCGTGAGCTGGCCCCGATCGTGGCGGCCATCGGTTTCGCCGCGCAGGCGGGCTGCCGCATGACCGCCGAGATCGGCTCGATGCGCATCTCCGAGGAGATCGACGCCATCGAATCCCTCGGTCTGCGTTCGGTTCCCTTCGTGGTGACCACCCGCGTGCTGGCGGGCGCGGTCGCGATCGTGCCGACCTTCCTGATCGCGCTGATCCTGTCGTACGCGGCCTGCCGGGGATTGATCACCTTGGTGCACGGGGCCTCGGCCGGTGTGTACGACCACTATTTCTTCCAGTTCGTCTCCGGCTTCGACGTGATCGCGGCGGTGGTGAAGGTGGCCGTGTTCGCGGTGGTGGTGATCCTGATCCACTGCTACTTCGGCTTTTTCGCGACCGGCGGTCCGGAGGGCGTGGGCATTGCCTCGGGTAAGGCGGTCCGCGCGTCGTCGGTGGCCATCGTGGCCATGGACATGGTGATGTCGCTGTCCCTGTGGGGCTTCAACTCGGCGATTACGTTCACGGGGTAG
- a CDS encoding helix-turn-helix domain-containing protein: MTTMAVAVTSPFAQELRGWRTRRRLSQLDLAIAAETSQRYLSFLEQGRSHPGRTMVVRLAEVLGLSLRERNALLLTAGYAPLFPESSLDAPELGAVRHALETILRGHLPYPAVVTRPFGVLVAANPAFELLTEGCAPELLTGTVNVLRLALHPDGLARRVVNLPEWGRHITDSLRNRSNHSPDPALDALIAELDGYLPPVEPGPGHLGFAVPLRLRSEGGELRLITTLTSFATATDITLSELHLEAFLPADQATSDLLRARFGA, translated from the coding sequence ATGACAACCATGGCCGTGGCAGTGACCAGTCCGTTCGCACAGGAATTGCGCGGGTGGCGCACGCGTCGGCGGTTGAGCCAGCTCGACCTCGCCATCGCCGCGGAGACCAGCCAGCGGTATCTGAGCTTCCTGGAGCAGGGCCGCTCGCATCCGGGACGGACCATGGTGGTGCGGCTGGCGGAGGTGCTCGGACTCTCCCTGCGGGAACGCAACGCGCTGCTGCTGACGGCCGGCTACGCCCCGCTCTTTCCCGAATCATCCTTGGACGCACCGGAACTCGGGGCGGTACGGCACGCGCTGGAAACCATCTTGCGCGGGCATCTGCCCTATCCGGCCGTGGTGACCCGGCCCTTCGGCGTGCTGGTGGCGGCGAATCCGGCGTTCGAGCTGCTGACCGAGGGCTGCGCGCCGGAGCTGCTGACCGGAACGGTCAATGTACTGCGGCTGGCCCTGCATCCGGACGGGCTGGCGCGGCGGGTGGTGAACCTGCCGGAGTGGGGGCGGCACATCACCGACAGCCTGCGCAATCGCTCGAACCACAGCCCCGATCCGGCGTTGGACGCGCTGATCGCCGAGTTGGACGGCTACCTGCCGCCGGTCGAGCCCGGGCCCGGGCACCTGGGTTTCGCGGTGCCGCTGCGGCTCCGCTCCGAGGGTGGTGAGCTACGGCTCATCACCACCCTCACCTCGTTCGCGACGGCCACCGACATCACCCTGTCGGAACTGCATCTCGAGGCCTTCCTTCCCGCCGACCAGGCCACTTCCGATCTGCTGCGAGCCCGTTTCGGCGCCTGA
- a CDS encoding MlaD family protein, with translation MPNYGMPGVAVDRKRAMTVGTVALALVVTVVAGWALYHSQQDEPGMPISLRTEQIGDGVLVGTEVRANGVVVGKVTDIAPDQHGTQQISLRLDDSKLFGFDDSLRVDYAPANLFGISEIELRKGDGGSPLRSGTVLDFTGRRASEVYDATMGSILRNAAQVGGSVLTPQMASVIAQAAADTQAFTPLAQALITAQRTIADNQKMPMSRLFGELGPAFDGGGRFAGATVQVVDLIRSMQRLQSDRAAYDKGVATVTGTLLPALATTFSQAGTQLSGATDMLVPVLTALARMVPQPQQSAVELRLLLERLRAAMPDTGQGPVLNVQVELKGVPAIAVPLLGGAR, from the coding sequence ATGCCGAATTACGGAATGCCGGGTGTGGCCGTCGATCGCAAGCGTGCGATGACGGTCGGCACGGTCGCGTTGGCGCTGGTGGTGACGGTGGTCGCCGGCTGGGCGCTGTACCACTCACAGCAGGACGAGCCGGGGATGCCGATCTCGTTGCGCACCGAGCAGATCGGTGACGGCGTGCTGGTCGGCACCGAGGTGCGCGCCAATGGCGTGGTGGTCGGCAAGGTCACCGACATCGCCCCGGACCAGCATGGAACGCAGCAGATCTCGCTGCGCCTGGACGATTCGAAGCTGTTCGGCTTCGACGACAGCCTGCGGGTGGATTACGCGCCCGCGAACCTGTTCGGCATCAGCGAGATCGAATTGCGCAAGGGCGACGGCGGTTCCCCGCTGCGTTCGGGCACGGTGCTGGACTTCACCGGCCGCCGCGCGAGCGAGGTCTACGACGCCACCATGGGGTCGATCCTGCGCAATGCCGCGCAGGTGGGCGGTTCGGTGCTGACGCCGCAGATGGCCTCGGTCATCGCGCAGGCCGCGGCCGACACCCAGGCGTTCACGCCGCTGGCGCAGGCCCTGATCACCGCGCAGCGCACCATCGCCGACAACCAGAAGATGCCGATGTCGCGGCTGTTCGGTGAGCTGGGCCCGGCCTTCGACGGCGGTGGCCGGTTCGCGGGCGCGACGGTGCAGGTGGTGGATCTGATCCGCAGTATGCAGCGCTTGCAGTCCGATCGAGCCGCCTATGACAAGGGTGTCGCGACCGTCACCGGCACGCTGCTGCCCGCACTGGCAACTACCTTCTCGCAGGCCGGAACTCAGCTCTCCGGCGCCACCGACATGCTGGTGCCGGTGCTGACCGCGCTGGCGCGGATGGTGCCGCAGCCGCAGCAGTCCGCGGTCGAATTGCGGCTGCTGCTGGAGCGTTTGCGCGCCGCCATGCCCGATACCGGGCAGGGGCCGGTGCTGAACGTGCAGGTCGAGCTGAAGGGTGTGCCGGCGATCGCGGTGCCGCTGCTGGGAGGCGCCCGATGA
- a CDS encoding nuclear transport factor 2 family protein, whose product MLHTIEAGDWAEFAKLVHPYVHWTENGHTTRGRTRVMALLSQHHTTAPATSYELRDGQVYRWDS is encoded by the coding sequence GTGCTGCACACGATCGAGGCCGGCGACTGGGCCGAGTTCGCGAAACTCGTGCACCCCTATGTGCACTGGACCGAGAACGGACACACCACCCGCGGACGCACCCGGGTCATGGCACTGCTGTCGCAGCACCACACCACCGCGCCCGCCACCTCCTACGAACTACGCGACGGCCAGGTCTACCGCTGGGACTCGTGA